A stretch of Chitinophaga caeni DNA encodes these proteins:
- a CDS encoding helix-turn-helix domain-containing protein: MTKEIQDILSLAISQPAMSDQLELAKQDLVQVPDCLDFNLQRFTYVKPLPVEDVAMVMYEPAKSGKAAAIELRYCVAGTTYCTNPACNDQLCAEGKKQEQCGTEKVSTVDMVTLRFKPSFIQGLQKGNTSNTISLFEATGKKKAFVKTIQPCTKSKLVLEQMVHHTYEGVLKNIFLQSRALDLLLYSSDQFIQNDTEERYGCRFLTQMEDRAKITKARDILLEQLDSPITIRELAKRVAMNECYLKKGFKAVYGTTIYDYFQKERMEKARGLLYEKGLSVSEVAIMMGYSCISHFSTAFKKHTGLKPCELLFR, from the coding sequence GTGACAAAAGAAATTCAGGACATATTATCATTGGCTATTTCCCAACCGGCTATGAGCGATCAATTAGAGCTCGCTAAGCAGGATTTGGTGCAGGTGCCTGATTGCCTGGATTTTAATCTGCAAAGGTTTACTTATGTGAAGCCATTGCCGGTGGAAGATGTTGCGATGGTAATGTATGAACCTGCAAAAAGCGGTAAGGCCGCGGCAATAGAATTGCGTTACTGTGTTGCGGGAACTACATATTGTACGAACCCGGCTTGTAATGACCAGCTCTGTGCAGAAGGGAAGAAGCAAGAACAATGCGGCACGGAGAAAGTTTCTACGGTAGACATGGTTACCTTGCGTTTTAAGCCTTCCTTTATACAAGGTTTGCAAAAAGGGAATACGAGCAATACGATTTCGCTGTTCGAAGCGACCGGCAAAAAGAAAGCTTTTGTTAAGACGATCCAGCCCTGTACCAAGTCAAAGCTGGTATTGGAGCAAATGGTGCATCATACTTATGAAGGGGTATTGAAAAATATCTTTTTACAGAGCCGCGCTTTAGATTTATTATTATACAGTTCCGATCAATTTATCCAGAATGATACGGAAGAACGCTACGGTTGCCGCTTTTTAACCCAAATGGAAGACCGCGCAAAGATCACTAAGGCGCGTGATATTCTTTTGGAACAGCTAGATTCCCCGATCACGATCCGCGAGTTGGCGAAGCGTGTGGCTATGAACGAATGTTACCTGAAGAAAGGGTTTAAGGCTGTTTACGGCACAACGATCTACGATTATTTCCAAAAAGAGCGGATGGAAAAGGCTAGGGGCTTGCTTTATGAAAAAGGGCTTTCCGTATCTGAAGTAGCTATCATGATGGGGTATTCCTGTATTTCCCATTTCTCTACTGCCTTTAAAAAACATACCGGTTTGAAACCTTGTGAATTATTGTTTCGCTAA
- a CDS encoding ATP-binding protein has translation MPEKQNIEYKQSWRDDYLKWICGFANAHGGVIYIGIDDRGNVTGLDDYKKFMDDIPNKIVQQLGLVVDVDLHEDARGKKYIEIKVPQSTVPISYHAIYHYRSGSTKQELKGTALYNWLLKKSGNSWEDIAVPNATIDDLDMETVQSFLNRAITKDRIPASAADEDVYSLMKRLNLLTSDGKLTNAAILLFGKQIQALSPTTSFKIGRFGADSTDLLFQDVIETNLLTMVEKVMDKLKVRYLIRPISYKGIERMEPLEYPESALREAVLNAIIHKDYSSTWILLRVYEDRLHLWNPGILPEELSIEELKQEHSSYPRNRNIAGVFFKAGYVEAWGRGTNDIINAFLQAGLPEPVIEESQGGLSVVFLKDIYTEEYLRKLDINDRQVKALLHIKEYGSITNSEYQKLNDLKKTASTTELVDLYEKGLIKKIGTTGRGTKYIFSARNGR, from the coding sequence ATGCCCGAGAAACAAAATATAGAATATAAGCAATCTTGGCGAGATGATTATCTTAAGTGGATATGCGGTTTCGCAAACGCACATGGAGGAGTTATATATATTGGGATCGATGATAGAGGTAATGTTACAGGCTTAGACGATTATAAAAAATTCATGGATGATATACCGAATAAGATTGTTCAACAATTGGGCTTAGTAGTGGATGTCGATCTGCATGAGGATGCCCGGGGTAAAAAGTATATCGAGATTAAGGTGCCACAGAGTACTGTCCCTATTTCCTATCATGCTATTTATCATTATCGAAGCGGTAGCACGAAGCAGGAATTGAAAGGAACTGCGCTTTATAATTGGTTGTTGAAAAAGAGTGGTAATAGTTGGGAGGATATTGCCGTACCAAATGCAACGATTGATGATCTGGATATGGAGACAGTACAATCTTTTTTGAATCGAGCTATCACTAAAGATCGTATTCCTGCATCTGCTGCAGATGAAGATGTCTACTCGCTCATGAAACGATTAAATCTCCTTACCAGCGATGGTAAGCTAACAAATGCTGCAATTTTACTTTTCGGCAAACAAATACAGGCACTTTCCCCAACAACGAGTTTCAAGATCGGGAGGTTTGGAGCGGATTCTACAGATTTATTATTTCAAGACGTTATTGAAACGAATTTGTTGACGATGGTCGAAAAAGTCATGGATAAGCTAAAAGTTCGTTATCTCATCAGGCCAATATCGTATAAGGGCATTGAACGTATGGAACCCTTGGAATATCCCGAATCAGCTTTACGAGAGGCAGTTCTTAATGCGATTATCCATAAAGATTATTCGAGTACTTGGATCTTGCTCCGGGTGTATGAGGATCGCCTCCACTTATGGAATCCTGGTATATTGCCTGAAGAATTGAGCATTGAAGAATTAAAGCAGGAACATTCCTCTTACCCACGGAATAGAAATATTGCAGGTGTATTTTTTAAAGCAGGTTACGTAGAGGCTTGGGGGCGCGGAACCAATGATATCATTAACGCCTTCTTACAGGCAGGACTTCCAGAGCCTGTCATAGAGGAAAGTCAAGGCGGGCTAAGTGTTGTTTTCTTGAAAGATATTTATACAGAAGAATACCTGCGTAAATTAGATATTAATGATCGCCAGGTAAAGGCTTTACTGCATATTAAAGAATATGGCAGTATCACAAATAGCGAATATCAAAAATTGAATGACCTGAAAAAAACGGCCTCTACTACCGAATTAGTTGATTTATATGAAAAAGGGTTAATCAAAAAAATTGGTACTACAGGAAGGGGAACGAAGTATATATTCTCTGCAAGAAACGGCCGCTAA
- a CDS encoding PepSY-like domain-containing protein — protein sequence MKKLTFIICVALLTYGQTFSQQKKSSRKHKAAAKKEAPAQVKDAFQQNFTGTSDVIWVKTSSGNWIGSFKSEEVKTAAEFDNAGKWIATRSEYTAENLPSTISETIKNKYPGSVVNNGMKIERSDVPAYYKVKIEDNGMEKTLLVNEEGTISE from the coding sequence ATGAAAAAGTTAACGTTCATCATCTGTGTGGCACTTCTCACATATGGTCAAACTTTTTCGCAACAGAAAAAATCATCTCGTAAACACAAGGCTGCTGCTAAAAAAGAAGCTCCGGCCCAAGTAAAAGATGCATTTCAACAAAACTTTACTGGTACTTCTGACGTTATATGGGTAAAGACTAGTTCGGGCAACTGGATCGGGTCTTTTAAGTCGGAAGAGGTAAAGACTGCTGCGGAGTTCGATAATGCGGGAAAATGGATCGCCACCCGAAGCGAGTACACGGCGGAAAATTTACCGAGTACGATTTCAGAAACGATCAAGAACAAATATCCGGGCTCTGTTGTAAACAACGGTATGAAAATTGAGAGATCAGATGTACCGGCTTATTATAAAGTAAAAATAGAGGATAATGGTATGGAAAAGACGTTGTTGGTAAATGAAGAAGGTACCATATCCGAATAA
- the ileS gene encoding isoleucine--tRNA ligase has protein sequence MSSKYQEYNQLNLPGIEKEVLQFWDEHKIFEKSVDDREGATPFVFYEGPPSANGMPGIHHVISRALKDLVCRYKTMRGFQVKRKSGWDTHGLPVELGVEKALGITKEDIGKKISIAEYNDTCRKEVLKYKDKWEDLTRKMGYWVDLEHPYITFENDYIETLWWALKRLYEKKLLYKSVSIQPYSPAAGTGLSSHELNQPGTYKDVKDTTIVAMFEAVKNDRSKFLFDVVNDEPIYFLAWTTTPWTLPSNLALTVGANINYVLVKTFNAYTHEPINVVLAKDLLWKHFKPDAENLDLDAYKEGDKLIPWKIIASFKGKDIEEVRYHQLLPYIQPEEGDPFRVVLGDFVTTEDGTGIVHTAPAFGADDNRVGKKYGVGIITLVDRQGKFIDGVGEFSGRYVKNYKNDPDYKDVDVDIAVKLKKENRAFKVEKYEHSYPHCWRTDKPVLYYPLDAWFIKTTAVKDRMVELNKTINWKPAATGTGRFGNWLENMVDWNLSRSRYWGTPLPIWRTEDGSEEICVGSIDELNAEIRKANQVLGGDINKKYLHEGILDLHKPYVDEIVLVSPGGKPMHREPDLVDVWFDSGAMPYAQWHYPFENKEAIESGKAFPADFIAEGVDQTRGWFYTLHALGVMLFDSVAYKTVVSNGLVLDKNGVKMSKRLGNVIDPFDTIERFGADATRWYLITNASPWDSIKFDLDGIKETQRKLFATLYNTYNFFAMYANLDKFSFQEAYIPMEERPEIDRWIISLLNTLVQQVQDSFDAYEPTAAGRAVQAFVDEHLSNWYVRLCRRRFWKGEYEHDKISAYQTLYECLEKIAQMMAPVSPFFSDWLYNNLNKVSGRYENSSVHLTDFPAVQLKHVDKDLEERMQMAQDISSLVLSLRKKVNIKVRQPLQKVLIPVSDGNMQAQLEKVADLIKSEVNVKSIDYLTETEGFIKKKIKPNFKSLGSKMGAKMKAVAAAISNLTQEDISTIEKQGEIGLIVDNEPIQILLGDVEIISEDIPGWTVANKGALTVALDITITPDLLDEGNARELVNRIQKIRKESGFELTDRINVTVAAEDSLKSAIINFNDYICTEILADSLEVVQQLQEGVEIEVNDLKFNVLVNKKS, from the coding sequence ATGTCCAGTAAGTACCAGGAATATAACCAGTTGAATCTACCAGGAATAGAGAAAGAAGTGCTCCAGTTTTGGGATGAGCATAAAATTTTTGAAAAAAGTGTAGACGATCGCGAAGGTGCGACACCTTTCGTGTTTTATGAAGGTCCGCCAAGCGCCAACGGCATGCCGGGGATTCACCACGTGATTTCCCGCGCCCTGAAAGATCTCGTATGCCGCTATAAAACAATGAGAGGTTTCCAAGTAAAACGCAAAAGCGGTTGGGATACCCATGGCTTACCCGTTGAACTAGGTGTTGAAAAAGCATTGGGCATCACCAAGGAAGATATCGGGAAAAAAATATCTATCGCTGAATATAATGATACCTGCCGCAAGGAAGTACTCAAATACAAGGATAAATGGGAAGACCTTACCCGTAAAATGGGCTATTGGGTCGATCTTGAACACCCGTATATCACTTTCGAAAACGATTATATAGAAACACTTTGGTGGGCATTGAAACGTTTGTATGAAAAGAAATTATTATACAAAAGTGTCAGCATTCAACCTTATTCCCCTGCCGCAGGTACCGGCCTGAGTTCACACGAACTGAACCAACCCGGCACTTACAAGGATGTGAAGGATACCACCATCGTGGCTATGTTCGAAGCGGTGAAAAACGATCGCTCCAAGTTCTTATTCGACGTCGTAAATGATGAGCCTATTTACTTCCTCGCCTGGACAACTACCCCCTGGACGTTACCTTCTAACTTAGCTTTAACCGTGGGCGCCAATATAAATTACGTATTGGTGAAAACTTTTAATGCTTATACGCATGAACCAATCAACGTGGTACTGGCGAAAGACCTGCTTTGGAAACATTTTAAACCTGATGCAGAAAATCTTGATCTTGATGCTTACAAGGAAGGTGATAAACTAATTCCTTGGAAGATCATCGCTTCTTTTAAAGGTAAAGATATTGAAGAAGTCCGCTACCACCAGCTTTTACCCTATATCCAACCGGAAGAGGGCGACCCGTTCCGCGTAGTCCTCGGTGATTTCGTAACAACAGAAGATGGTACCGGTATCGTGCATACCGCGCCTGCATTCGGTGCGGACGATAACCGCGTTGGTAAGAAATATGGCGTTGGCATCATTACCCTCGTTGATAGGCAAGGTAAATTTATCGATGGAGTAGGCGAATTTTCAGGTCGCTATGTAAAGAATTACAAGAATGACCCGGATTATAAAGATGTGGATGTTGATATCGCCGTGAAGCTCAAGAAGGAAAACCGCGCTTTCAAAGTTGAAAAATACGAACACTCCTATCCGCACTGTTGGAGAACTGATAAACCTGTCTTGTATTATCCTTTGGATGCATGGTTTATCAAAACTACTGCCGTGAAAGATAGGATGGTAGAGTTGAATAAAACAATCAATTGGAAACCGGCGGCAACCGGAACCGGCCGTTTCGGTAACTGGCTGGAAAACATGGTTGACTGGAACCTGAGCCGTAGCCGTTACTGGGGAACACCTTTACCAATCTGGCGTACGGAAGATGGTTCAGAGGAAATTTGTGTCGGTAGCATCGATGAATTGAATGCCGAAATTCGCAAGGCCAACCAGGTGCTGGGTGGCGATATCAATAAGAAATATTTACATGAAGGTATACTTGACCTGCATAAACCGTATGTCGATGAGATCGTATTGGTAAGCCCCGGTGGCAAACCGATGCACCGCGAGCCGGACCTGGTAGATGTTTGGTTTGATAGCGGCGCGATGCCGTATGCCCAGTGGCATTACCCCTTTGAAAATAAAGAAGCTATAGAATCCGGGAAAGCATTCCCTGCCGACTTCATCGCGGAAGGGGTGGATCAAACCCGTGGTTGGTTCTATACCTTGCATGCGTTGGGAGTAATGTTATTCGATAGCGTGGCTTACAAAACGGTGGTTTCCAATGGTTTAGTATTGGATAAAAACGGGGTTAAGATGAGTAAACGCCTCGGCAACGTGATCGATCCTTTCGATACTATCGAAAGATTTGGCGCCGATGCAACCCGCTGGTATTTAATCACGAATGCTTCTCCTTGGGACAGTATCAAGTTTGACCTGGATGGTATCAAGGAAACGCAAAGAAAATTATTCGCTACTTTATATAATACGTACAACTTCTTCGCGATGTACGCTAACCTGGACAAATTTTCCTTCCAGGAAGCCTATATCCCGATGGAAGAAAGACCGGAAATTGACCGTTGGATCATTTCCTTGTTAAATACATTGGTACAACAGGTGCAGGACAGCTTCGATGCTTATGAACCGACAGCCGCTGGACGTGCCGTGCAAGCATTTGTGGATGAGCACCTTAGCAACTGGTACGTGCGCTTATGCCGCCGCCGTTTCTGGAAAGGGGAGTACGAACACGACAAGATCAGCGCTTACCAGACTTTATACGAGTGCCTGGAGAAAATAGCACAGATGATGGCGCCGGTATCCCCGTTCTTCTCGGATTGGTTGTATAACAACCTGAATAAAGTGTCCGGCAGGTATGAAAACAGCTCCGTTCACTTGACTGATTTCCCGGCCGTACAGTTAAAACATGTCGATAAAGACTTGGAAGAAAGGATGCAAATGGCACAGGATATTTCATCCTTGGTACTTTCTTTACGGAAAAAAGTGAACATTAAGGTTCGCCAACCGTTACAGAAGGTATTAATCCCGGTTTCTGATGGCAATATGCAAGCGCAATTGGAAAAAGTAGCCGATTTGATAAAAAGTGAGGTAAATGTAAAAAGTATTGATTATCTTACGGAAACCGAAGGTTTCATCAAGAAAAAGATTAAACCGAACTTCAAATCGCTGGGCAGTAAAATGGGCGCTAAAATGAAAGCGGTTGCCGCTGCTATCAGTAATTTGACACAAGAAGACATTTCCACCATCGAGAAGCAAGGCGAAATTGGCTTAATTGTTGATAATGAGCCTATCCAGATCTTATTAGGAGATGTTGAAATAATTTCAGAAGATATCCCCGGATGGACAGTAGCGAATAAAGGGGCACTGACAGTGGCCCTCGATATTACTATTACCCCGGATCTTTTAGATGAAGGTAATGCGAGAGAATTGGTTAACAGGATCCAAAAGATTCGAAAGGAGAGTGGATTTGAATTAACAGATCGAATCAATGTAACAGTAGCGGCGGAGGATAGCTTGAAATCAGCGATAATTAACTTTAATGACTATATTTGCACCGAAATTTTGGCCGATAGTTTGGAAGTTGTGCAACAATTGCAAGAAGGTGTAGAAATTGAAGTTAACGATCTAAAATTCAATGTATTAGTTAACAAAAAAAGCTAA
- a CDS encoding TraR/DksA family transcriptional regulator: protein MPVKKVAKEKQEKTTSKKAKAVESTVEPVEKSEKVEKSTKSAKSAGKSSSKSASAASYQPAFTKSVLDEPEVPVGPVYRYSDSELQEFKELITKKLEAAKKELIFLQGLITRKDEAGTDDTENKYMSMEDGSGSQEREQLNQMASRQIQFIDHLEKAMVRIENKTYGICRVTGKLIDKARLKAVPHATLSIEAKLAKNK from the coding sequence ATGCCAGTAAAGAAAGTAGCCAAGGAAAAACAGGAAAAAACAACCAGCAAGAAAGCTAAAGCTGTTGAATCTACTGTTGAACCGGTAGAAAAATCGGAAAAAGTAGAGAAATCTACAAAATCTGCAAAATCTGCTGGAAAATCTTCAAGTAAGTCTGCCAGCGCGGCTTCGTACCAACCGGCTTTTACGAAATCAGTGTTGGATGAACCGGAAGTTCCTGTCGGTCCCGTATACCGCTACAGTGATAGCGAGTTACAGGAGTTCAAAGAACTTATTACCAAAAAATTGGAAGCGGCCAAAAAAGAACTGATCTTTTTACAAGGGCTTATTACCCGTAAGGACGAAGCAGGTACCGACGATACTGAGAATAAATACATGAGCATGGAAGATGGTAGCGGCTCCCAAGAAAGGGAACAGCTGAACCAGATGGCTAGCCGCCAAATCCAATTTATCGATCACCTCGAAAAAGCCATGGTACGTATCGAAAATAAAACCTATGGTATTTGCCGCGTAACCGGTAAGCTGATCGATAAAGCAAGGCTGAAAGCTGTACCGCATGCGACCTTGAGTATTGAAGCCAAGTTGGCCAAAAACAAGTAA
- a CDS encoding glycosyltransferase, which yields MISIVIPVLNEGNTIRQVIRTLKKTTLPHEIILVDDNSIDNTVSEAMKEKVRVITSSIRGKGISMLEGMMAAKYDTIVYLDGDILTYTPDVAEKLAAPILDGDADFVKSYFQRQAGRVTELVAKPLLSILFPEIAGFHQPLSGMIAARKDFLKEIQFENDYGVDIGLLIDMHMAGARIVEVNIGKIENNMQSWEQLGKMSREVSRTILQKAENFPIQNLETLSNIHLIREQMERSIMESIDKLQKMIIFNLDEVLLTQDYMQLATLTFDKEEAYQQILQHYSDPIDILKRSVHLFENRNIAELQEVADEIPLVTGASDVIRDLKKKGYVVGIVTDGFETIAHHIKNKLGIDFVFANRLHFYHSVATGEITIPEYFLKNDPIKGFPKYDKSYLLEYIEEKYHIPTSNIIYVGSGKKDADLLSLAGIGIAFSPAIPAIEKVADRIIPGNNIYPLLKIVPSMPVKYLPWYKNRKLKRIGFAAIATIAVLGTAYWLHKRQCKKQVIQQV from the coding sequence ATGATTTCCATTGTTATACCAGTTTTAAACGAAGGCAACACCATCCGGCAAGTTATCCGCACTCTCAAGAAAACAACTTTACCCCATGAAATTATCTTGGTGGATGATAATTCTATCGATAATACCGTATCAGAAGCGATGAAGGAAAAAGTACGCGTGATTACCAGTAGCATTCGCGGGAAAGGTATCTCGATGCTGGAAGGCATGATGGCTGCAAAATACGATACCATAGTATACCTGGACGGAGATATATTGACCTATACACCCGATGTAGCTGAAAAGCTAGCCGCACCTATCCTGGATGGCGATGCAGATTTTGTAAAGTCCTATTTCCAACGTCAAGCCGGGCGGGTAACGGAGTTGGTGGCCAAACCCTTACTAAGCATTTTATTTCCCGAAATTGCCGGTTTCCACCAACCTTTGAGCGGTATGATCGCAGCGCGGAAAGATTTCCTTAAGGAGATTCAATTTGAAAATGATTACGGGGTAGATATTGGCCTATTGATAGATATGCATATGGCCGGAGCAAGGATTGTTGAAGTCAACATAGGCAAGATCGAAAATAATATGCAAAGCTGGGAACAACTTGGCAAAATGTCGCGCGAAGTATCGCGGACGATCTTGCAAAAAGCGGAGAACTTCCCGATACAGAACCTCGAAACATTAAGTAACATCCATCTTATCCGCGAGCAAATGGAAAGATCCATCATGGAGTCGATCGATAAACTACAGAAGATGATCATCTTCAACCTTGACGAGGTTTTATTAACACAAGATTATATGCAACTCGCTACGCTTACTTTCGACAAGGAGGAGGCATATCAGCAAATATTACAACATTATTCAGACCCGATCGACATTCTCAAAAGAAGCGTTCATCTTTTCGAGAACAGGAATATAGCGGAATTGCAAGAAGTGGCCGATGAAATCCCGTTGGTGACCGGTGCGTCTGATGTTATTAGGGATTTAAAAAAGAAAGGTTACGTGGTGGGAATTGTAACGGATGGCTTCGAAACTATTGCTCACCATATCAAGAATAAACTAGGTATCGATTTCGTATTTGCAAACCGCTTACATTTTTACCATAGTGTTGCAACGGGAGAAATCACCATTCCTGAATATTTCTTAAAAAACGACCCGATTAAAGGTTTCCCTAAATATGACAAGAGCTACCTTTTGGAATACATTGAAGAAAAATATCACATTCCTACAAGTAATATTATTTACGTTGGCAGTGGGAAAAAAGATGCGGATTTGTTAAGCCTAGCCGGCATCGGCATAGCATTTTCTCCGGCAATTCCTGCTATAGAAAAAGTTGCGGACAGGATAATCCCGGGCAATAATATATACCCCTTATTAAAGATTGTCCCGAGTATGCCTGTAAAATATTTACCCTGGTATAAAAACCGGAAATTAAAACGTATTGGTTTCGCCGCGATTGCAACCATCGCGGTACTGGGAACCGCTTACTGGTTGCATAAAAGGCAATGCAAAAAGCAGGTCATTCAGCAAGTATAA
- a CDS encoding ABC transporter ATP-binding protein, with protein sequence MKTFKRLLGYAFPLRHYIPEYVIYTIVGVIFGLFNFVMLIPMMDTLFNKEAVIKAIPLPEFSYSIQYFKDLFNHYYTSLVLNGGPIHALVFVCCIIATCTIIANLGRYMASRTMIRMRMKILENLRNTLFRRLLGQSLSFYHNRQKGDILSVVTNDVQEVENTIVNSVQVLLRDPFVIVSTFILLFIISAKLTLFTIFFFPISGYLISYISKKLKKKGYYSQEMLGKILNVSEESLGNIKVIQGFGGESFVEGKFAKVNKGFTKISRSLFNQRELASPISELLGIVVVVILIIYGGYLILGEDGTLTAPAFIAYIGAYSQIIQPAKNISNAITGLQKGLVAGERIFAMIDEPVKIEDSPDAEPVASFDKNIEYKNVTFRYDQQNVLQDVSLNIEKGRMIALVGRSGSGKSTMVDLLPRFYDVTEGQLLLDGKDVKGLKLRDLRHLMGIVSQEAILFNDSVFNNIAFGQPDADPGAVIKAAKIANAHEFIENLENGYETTIGDRGMKLSGGQRQRLTIARAIFKNPPILILDEATSALDTESEKLVQDALDKVMQSRTTIVIAHRLSTIQHAHEIIVMDKGHIVEKGTHDMLMQNNGTYKKLVEMQEFK encoded by the coding sequence ATGAAAACATTCAAGCGTTTATTGGGTTATGCTTTCCCTTTAAGGCATTATATACCAGAGTATGTTATTTACACGATAGTGGGGGTGATTTTCGGTTTATTCAACTTCGTGATGTTGATCCCTATGATGGACACTTTATTCAACAAGGAAGCAGTGATTAAAGCGATTCCCTTACCAGAATTTTCATATTCCATCCAGTACTTCAAAGATTTATTTAACCATTATTATACATCGCTTGTATTAAACGGCGGCCCAATACATGCCTTGGTATTCGTATGTTGCATCATTGCTACCTGTACCATCATCGCTAACCTGGGGCGGTACATGGCTTCCCGGACGATGATCAGGATGCGGATGAAAATCCTGGAAAATTTACGCAATACATTATTCCGCCGCTTATTAGGGCAATCTTTATCATTTTACCATAATAGGCAAAAAGGTGATATCCTTTCCGTGGTTACCAACGATGTACAAGAGGTTGAAAATACGATTGTAAATAGTGTACAAGTTTTGTTGCGCGACCCTTTCGTAATTGTATCCACATTTATTTTACTATTCATCATATCGGCCAAGCTTACACTTTTCACCATTTTCTTCTTCCCCATTTCGGGTTATTTAATTTCGTACATCTCTAAAAAGCTGAAGAAAAAAGGGTATTACAGCCAGGAAATGTTGGGAAAAATTTTAAACGTCTCAGAAGAATCGCTGGGTAATATAAAAGTAATCCAAGGTTTCGGGGGAGAAAGCTTTGTTGAAGGTAAATTTGCAAAGGTCAATAAAGGCTTTACAAAAATCAGCCGCTCTTTATTCAACCAGAGGGAGTTGGCTTCACCTATTTCAGAGCTGCTGGGAATTGTAGTTGTAGTTATCTTAATCATTTACGGTGGTTATCTTATCCTCGGTGAAGATGGTACGCTTACTGCCCCCGCATTTATTGCTTATATCGGCGCCTATTCGCAAATTATTCAACCTGCCAAAAACATTTCGAACGCTATCACGGGTTTACAAAAGGGACTCGTTGCAGGTGAAAGGATATTTGCCATGATCGATGAACCCGTCAAGATCGAAGATAGCCCCGACGCGGAACCCGTAGCCTCCTTCGATAAAAACATAGAATATAAAAACGTTACTTTCAGGTATGACCAGCAAAATGTTTTGCAGGATGTTAGCCTAAATATTGAAAAAGGGAGGATGATTGCCCTGGTAGGCAGAAGTGGTTCCGGTAAATCTACAATGGTGGACTTGCTACCACGGTTTTATGATGTAACCGAAGGTCAATTACTACTGGATGGTAAAGATGTTAAAGGTCTGAAACTGCGAGACTTAAGACACTTAATGGGGATCGTTTCGCAAGAAGCCATCTTATTCAATGATTCCGTATTTAATAACATTGCTTTCGGTCAACCCGATGCCGATCCTGGAGCCGTGATAAAAGCCGCCAAGATTGCGAACGCGCACGAGTTTATCGAGAACCTGGAAAATGGTTATGAAACAACCATCGGGGATCGAGGAATGAAACTCAGCGGAGGACAAAGGCAAAGGCTCACCATCGCCCGGGCCATTTTCAAAAACCCGCCGATCTTAATTTTAGATGAAGCAACTTCGGCACTAGACACGGAATCCGAAAAATTGGTACAGGATGCATTAGATAAAGTAATGCAATCCCGCACTACTATCGTGATCGCCCACAGGTTATCCACGATCCAGCACGCCCATGAAATCATCGTAATGGACAAAGGACATATCGTGGAAAAAGGTACACATGACATGTTGATGCAAAACAACGGAACCTATAAGAAACTCGTGGAGATGCAAGAATTTAAATAA
- the rbfA gene encoding 30S ribosome-binding factor RbfA has product MQESKRQKQVGQIIQQDISDILQRMGFNVIEGGMISVSSVKMTPDLLEARIYLSMFNIKEPKEMLGRILERGSEIRKELGNRVAKQLRRVPELQFFLDDTLEHVFKMEAIFKQIQDERDQREKGQQ; this is encoded by the coding sequence ATGCAAGAATCTAAAAGACAAAAACAAGTCGGACAAATAATACAACAAGATATCAGCGATATATTACAACGTATGGGCTTCAACGTGATTGAAGGCGGTATGATCTCCGTTTCCAGCGTTAAAATGACGCCTGATTTATTAGAAGCCAGGATTTACCTGAGCATGTTTAATATCAAGGAACCCAAGGAAATGTTGGGCCGCATCTTGGAACGCGGCAGTGAAATCCGGAAGGAACTGGGGAACCGCGTTGCCAAGCAATTGCGCCGGGTGCCGGAATTACAATTTTTCCTGGACGACACCCTGGAACATGTTTTCAAGATGGAAGCCATCTTTAAACAGATTCAAGACGAGCGCGACCAGAGAGAAAAAGGCCAACAATAG